One window of the Pyrus communis chromosome 17, drPyrComm1.1, whole genome shotgun sequence genome contains the following:
- the LOC137721681 gene encoding molybdenum cofactor sulfurase-like: MLSPPCSGEASGRSCLHGSCLHGGASSSSTYDASSTPKSTEKVNMFRYDFTLAISSSLHPNTQFTNHESLPSLHEAFSSFTKSFPQFSQTDQSDLIRAHQYYHLTLSNHVCFDYIGHCLFSYSQSQQQTQYNSSSSQIPSTSSSPPPPQLLHSQEPLFFDISYKSVNLHTQVLYGGQESELELQMRKRIMDYMNISESDYSMVFTANQSSAFKLLADSYPFRNNPSLLTVYDYKNEAVDVMKESSKKKGGRIMSAEFSWPNMRLQSRKLRRRIGNGNQTRKKQRGLFVFPLQSRVTGARYSYMWMSIAQENGWHVLLDACSLGPKDMDTLGLSLFKPDFLICSFFKVFGENPSGFGCLFVKKSSASILKDPTFASSTGIVSLVPASKRPEFSEEYSISMDMETDRKQSKFKTSKSHESEEVSLKKKEHSVSEITELDREESNQSVKSDNSAITCKGLDHADSLGLVLISRRARYLINWLVNALMSLQHPHSQYGHQLVRIYGPKIEFDRGPSLAFNVFDWKGEKIDPLIVQKLADRNNISLSYGILNHILFSDKHEEERETKLEKCTSDQVEGSSSEGISVVTAALGLLTNFEDIYRLWVFVSRFLDADFVEKERWRYMALNQRTVEI; encoded by the coding sequence ATGCTCTCACCACCTTGCAGTGGAGAAGCCTCGGGGAGGAGCTGCTTACATGGTTCCTGCTTACACGGTGGagcttcctcctcctccacctatGATGCTTCATCAACTCCCAAATCAACAGAGAAAGTCAACATGTTCAGGTACGACTTCACACTTGCCATATCTTCTTCTCTCCACCCAAATACCCAATTCACCAATCATGAGTCCCTCCCTTCCCTCCATGAAGCCTTCTCTTCCTTCACAAAATCATTCCCACAATTTTCGCAGACTGACCAATCTGACCTCATCAGAGCCCATCAATATTACCATCTCACCCTCTCCAACCATGTCTGCTTTGATTACATTGGACATTGCCTCTTCTCTTACTCTCAGTCTCAGCAACAAACACAATATAATTCCTCATCGTCTCAAATCCCTTCAACTTCCTcttcccctcctcctcctcagtTGCTTCACTCCCAAGAACCATTGTTTTTCGACATTTCATACAAGTCAGTAAACTTGCACACCCAAGTTTTGTATGGAGGGCAAGAATCAGAATTGGAGCTTCAAATGAGGAAAAGAATAATGGATTATATGAACATCTCCGAAAGTGATTACTCCATGGTTTTCACTGCCAATCAGTCATCCGCTTTCAAGCTTCTAGCCGACTCGTATCCCTTTCGCAACAATCCAAGTCTTTTGACTGTTTATGACTACAAGAATGAGGCAGTGGATGTGATGAAAGAGAGCTCAAAAAAGAAGGGAGGACGGATTATGTCCGCAGAGTTCTCATGGCCTAACATGAGACTTCAGTCGCGAAAATTGAGAAGACGGATTGGGAATGGTAACCAGACGAGGAAAAAGCAACGGGGGCTGTTTGTTTTCCCACTTCAATCGAGAGTGACAGGAGCGCGGTATTCGTATATGTGGATGAGCATAGCGCAGGAGAATGGTTGGCATGTTTTGCTTGATGCATGTTCACTGGGGCCTAAGGACATGGACACTTTGGGCCTCTCACTCTTTAAGCCTGATTTTCTCATTTGCTCTTTCTTCAAAGTTTTTGGGGAAAACCCATCAGGGTTTGGTTGCTTGTTCGTCAAGAAATCCAGTGCCTCGATCTTAAAGGATCCAACATTTGCTTCAAGTACAGGAATTGTGAGCCTTGTCCCGGCATCAAAACGACCTGAATTTTCAGAGGAGTACTCAATTTCTATGGACATGGAAACTGATCGAAAAcagtccaaattcaaaaccTCGAAGTCCCATGAAAGCGAAGAAGTCTCCCTAAAGAAGAAGGAACATTCAGTTTCAGAAATTACGGAATTAGACAGAGAAGAATCCAATCAGTCTGTCAAATCAGATAACTCAGCGATCACATGCAAGGGCTTGGATCATGCCGATTCATTAGGTCTAGTACTGATTAGCCGAAGAGCAAGGTACTTGATCAACTGGCTAGTGAATGCATTGATGAGCCTTCAACATCCGCACTCACAATATGGCCATCAATTGGTCAGAATCTATGGACCAAAGATAGAATTTGATCGGGGACCAAGCTTGGCATTCAATGTGTTTGACTGGAAAGGAGAAAAGATTGATCCGTTGATCGTGCAAAAGCTAGCTGATCGAAACAACATTTCACTGAGTTACGGGATTTTGAACCACATTTTGTTCTCGGACAAGCACGAGGAAGAGAGGGAAACAAAGTTGGAGAAATGTACAAGTGATCAAGTGGAAGGAAGTAGTAGTGAAGGGATATCTGTGGTGACTGCTGCATTAGGGCTTTTGACAAACTTTGAAGACATTTACAGGCTTTGGGTATTTGTTTCAAGGTTTTTGGATGCAGATTTTGTGGAGAAGGAGAGATGGAGATACATGGCTCTTAATCAAAGGACTGTTGAGATTTGA